GTTTAGCAAATTTACCTGAAATTGCTAAAACTGAAGGTATTCCAAGAGCTATTATTGAAACATGGGCTTCGCTTCCATTTGCAACAATCACTATTTGGGGATTTTTTATTCTTTGCTTTATTGCAACAGTTACATTAATTAATGCTTGTTCATATACTCTTGCAATGTCTACTTGTAAAGAAGCCTCAGGTTATAGTGAACCTCCGTTATGGGTAAGAATTGGTTGGTCATTAATCGTTGGAATTATTGGTGTTACACTTTTAGCACTTGGAGGATTAAAACCACTTCAAACTGCAATTATTGCTGGTGGTTGTCCACTATTCTTTGTAAATATCTTGATTTTAGTCTCTTTCTTTAAAGATTCCAAGAAAAATAAATGGTATTAAAATAAAAAATAAATTTTAAAAAGGAACATAAATATGATTAGTTTTAAATTAACTGATGAACAAGAACTTTTTGTTGATGGTGTAAAAGAATTAATGGAAAGAGAAAATTGGGAAGCTTATTTTGCCCAATGTGATGAGAAGCATGAATATCCAATTAAATGGGTAAAAGAGTTAGCCGAACTTGGTATTGATACTATGCTTTTACCAGAAGAGCATGGAGGAATGGGTGAATCTATGGTTACACTTGCTGCTATTTGGGAAGAGTTAGGAAGACATGGTGCACCTACTTATATCTTATATCAGTTGCCAGGATTTAGTACTATTTTAAGACATGGTACGCAAGAACAAATTGATAAAATCTTTGAATTTAGAGGAACGGGTGAACAAATGTTTAACTCTGCAATTACAGAACCAAGTGCAGGGTCAGATGTTGGAAGTTTACAAACAACTTATAAAAGAGAGAATGGAAAGGTTTATTTAAACGGTCAAAAATGCTTTATTACAAGTAGTTTACATACTCCATATTTAATTGTTATGGCAAAAGATGCAAATAGTGAAAAACCTATTTTCTCTGAATGGTTTATTGATATGAAAAAAGCAGGCATTAAATTAACTCCTTTAGAAAAACTAGGTCTTAGAATGGATAGTTGTTGTGAAGTTGTTTTTAATAATGTTGAATTAGAAGAAAAAGATATGTTTGGAGCTGAGGGTGAAGGTTTCAATAGAGTTAAAGCTGAATTTGATGATGAGAGATTTTTAGTTGCTTGCACAAACTATGGTGTTGCATTATGTGCATTTGAAGATGCTGCAAAATATGCAAACCAAAGAGTTCAATTTGGAGAAGCAATTGGTAGAACTCAATTAATCCAAGAAAAATTTGCAAATATGGCAATTAAACTTAACTCAATGAAAAATATGATTTTTGAAACTGCATGGAAAACTGATGAAGGAATAGCAACTTCAGGTGATTCTGCAATGTGCAAATACTATTGTGCGAATGCAGCATTTGAAGTTATTGATACATCAATGCAAGTTCTTGGTGGTATTGGAGTAACAGGTCATAGAGTTGGAAGATTTTGGAGAGACTTAAGAATTGATAGACTTTCTGGTGGTTCTGATGAAATGCAAATCTTAACATTAGGACGACAAGTTCTAAAAAAATATAGATAAGCAAGGAAAATTATGTCAAATAAAATACAAACACCTAAATTTGGTCCACTTTCTGGAATGAAAGTGGTTTTTTCTGCAATTGAGATTGCAGGTCCCTTTTCAGCACAAATGTTTGCTGAGTGGGGAGCAGAAGTGATTTGGATTGAACATTCTGCGTATCCTGATACGATTAGAGTGCAAGAAAATTATCCTGAGTTATCAAGAAGAAATCTTCATGCATTATCTTTGAATGTATTTTCAGAAGAAGGAAGAGAAGTATTTTTAAAACTAATAGAAGATGCTGATGTATTTATTGAAGCTAGTAAAGGTCCTGCTTTTGCTAAAAGAGGTATTACAGATGAACTTTTATGGGAAAAAAATAAAAAATTAGTAATTGGGCACTTATCTGGTTTTGGTCAATACGGTACAGAAGAGTACACACATTTAGCAGCATATAATACAATTGCTCAAGCTTTTAGTGGTTATTTAATGCAAAATGGAGATGTTGATCAGCCAATGCCAGCATTTCCATATACAGCTGATTATATGGCAGGATTTGCTGTAACTAGTTCTGTTTTAGCTGCAGTTTATAATGCAGAAAAAACAGGTATTGGTGAAAGTATTGATGTTGCTATGTATGAAGTAATGTTAAGAGTTGGTCAATATTACATGATGGACTACTTAAACGGTGGTGAAATGTGTCCTAGAATGATTAAAGGGAAAGACCCTCTATACGCTGGTTGTGGATTATATAAATGTAATGACGGATATATCGTATTTGAAGTAGTTGGAGGAAATCAAGTTAAAGAGATTTTTAATCTACTTGGTATTTCAGAATACATTGGTACAGAAGAAATTCCAGAAGGTACTCAACTTATTTCAAGAAAGATGTCAGCATCACAACTTTTTGAAGATAAATTAGATGAGTACTTTGAAGCACTAACAATTGAAGAAGCATTAGCCTTACTTGCAAAATATAAAATTGCTGGAGCAAAAGTTCTTGATGCTCATGAACTTCAATCAAATCCACAATATATTGCAAGAGATTCATTTACTCAATGGGAATCAATGGAAGGTAAAAAAGTAACAGGTCCTAATGTAATGCCTAAGTTTAAAAATAACCCAGGGAAAATCTGGAGAGCAAAACCATCTTACGGAATGGATACTAAAGGTATTTTAAATGAGCTTGGTTACTCAGAAGATAGCATTAATGAATTAGCAAAGAATAAAATTATTAATATAGGATAAATTTAGTAAAGAGGTATTTCAATGGATATTATTGAACAAAAAAGTGTAGGACAATTATGGGATCATTTAGCAAAGCAATATGGTTTAAAAACTGCTTTAATTTTTGAGGATATAAACGCAAATACATATAAATATTCATACTTAAAAATGAATGAGAACATAAACAAAACAGCAA
The window above is part of the Malaciobacter marinus genome. Proteins encoded here:
- the caiA gene encoding crotonobetainyl-CoA dehydrogenase; its protein translation is MISFKLTDEQELFVDGVKELMERENWEAYFAQCDEKHEYPIKWVKELAELGIDTMLLPEEHGGMGESMVTLAAIWEELGRHGAPTYILYQLPGFSTILRHGTQEQIDKIFEFRGTGEQMFNSAITEPSAGSDVGSLQTTYKRENGKVYLNGQKCFITSSLHTPYLIVMAKDANSEKPIFSEWFIDMKKAGIKLTPLEKLGLRMDSCCEVVFNNVELEEKDMFGAEGEGFNRVKAEFDDERFLVACTNYGVALCAFEDAAKYANQRVQFGEAIGRTQLIQEKFANMAIKLNSMKNMIFETAWKTDEGIATSGDSAMCKYYCANAAFEVIDTSMQVLGGIGVTGHRVGRFWRDLRIDRLSGGSDEMQILTLGRQVLKKYR
- the caiB gene encoding L-carnitine CoA-transferase; translated protein: MSNKIQTPKFGPLSGMKVVFSAIEIAGPFSAQMFAEWGAEVIWIEHSAYPDTIRVQENYPELSRRNLHALSLNVFSEEGREVFLKLIEDADVFIEASKGPAFAKRGITDELLWEKNKKLVIGHLSGFGQYGTEEYTHLAAYNTIAQAFSGYLMQNGDVDQPMPAFPYTADYMAGFAVTSSVLAAVYNAEKTGIGESIDVAMYEVMLRVGQYYMMDYLNGGEMCPRMIKGKDPLYAGCGLYKCNDGYIVFEVVGGNQVKEIFNLLGISEYIGTEEIPEGTQLISRKMSASQLFEDKLDEYFEALTIEEALALLAKYKIAGAKVLDAHELQSNPQYIARDSFTQWESMEGKKVTGPNVMPKFKNNPGKIWRAKPSYGMDTKGILNELGYSEDSINELAKNKIINIG